From Methanosarcina lacustris Z-7289, one genomic window encodes:
- a CDS encoding methylamine methyltransferase corrinoid protein reductive activase, which translates to MYGIALDLGTSGFRAQLIDLETKETLKTVITMGHPLPGGNVMDHLDFAITTGEDVAHGVIIETIRRMFLKFNADLSKVERLAVCGNPIQLSLFQNLEIRDLAYAGENKQKMLGVQNVKRDARVFPASELFGDTDLPNCEVIVPPAIRHEIGADALAMMLETDFLSQTEPALVTDYGTNAEMALKVGDRIITASAAAGPAIEGQGISSGMLASPGAICDVKPEGEYWKIIVLDKEMEKQDAYLIHPVTGEIKESYGGEAVGITGTGVISAFSLAMRSGLITKSPKLPNGKLILGPGIEITEKDVEEAGKAIGAIRAAHMTLIVESGIKYEDLEYAYMSGASGAYVDAEAARRLGAAPGYAKKIVQFGNTSLALARELVLNKSRLDDVIEVAKRITADHLMMATSDTFNNFYLCELSYWTMGMPLEMYDQMLELYGLPKLPKTLEHATIEKRVSKDIEQVGVGGLAILKEIGIILEVPVDKCIYCQKCVEECPEDALEIVETDGKRIAKYDSQKCLGTSCRRCVSVCPENAIDITKLRIKGTK; encoded by the coding sequence ATGTACGGAATAGCACTTGACCTGGGTACCAGCGGTTTTAGAGCCCAGCTTATTGATCTTGAAACGAAAGAAACCTTAAAAACAGTCATAACCATGGGTCATCCCCTCCCCGGAGGAAATGTCATGGACCACCTGGATTTTGCAATCACAACAGGTGAGGATGTGGCTCACGGAGTAATTATCGAAACCATCAGGAGGATGTTCCTGAAATTCAATGCCGACCTTTCGAAGGTGGAAAGGCTTGCAGTCTGTGGAAACCCTATCCAGCTTTCCCTTTTCCAGAATCTCGAAATAAGGGACCTTGCATACGCCGGGGAAAACAAACAGAAAATGCTCGGAGTCCAGAATGTAAAAAGAGATGCCCGTGTATTTCCAGCCTCCGAACTTTTCGGAGATACGGATTTGCCTAATTGTGAAGTCATCGTACCCCCTGCGATCAGGCATGAGATCGGAGCCGACGCCCTTGCCATGATGCTGGAAACTGATTTCCTTAGCCAGACCGAACCTGCACTGGTTACAGATTACGGTACAAACGCCGAAATGGCTCTCAAGGTCGGGGACAGGATTATCACTGCAAGTGCTGCCGCAGGCCCTGCGATTGAAGGACAGGGCATAAGTTCCGGCATGCTTGCAAGCCCAGGGGCAATCTGTGACGTGAAACCCGAAGGCGAATACTGGAAAATTATAGTCCTTGATAAAGAGATGGAAAAGCAGGACGCCTACCTTATCCATCCGGTCACAGGTGAGATTAAGGAGTCCTATGGTGGGGAAGCCGTGGGCATCACAGGTACCGGGGTCATCTCGGCTTTTTCCCTGGCCATGAGAAGTGGGCTGATAACAAAATCACCGAAACTTCCCAATGGGAAGCTGATTCTTGGTCCTGGAATTGAAATCACTGAAAAGGACGTCGAAGAAGCCGGAAAAGCCATAGGGGCGATCCGTGCAGCTCACATGACTCTTATCGTGGAGTCCGGAATAAAGTATGAAGACCTTGAGTATGCATACATGTCAGGGGCTTCCGGTGCCTATGTAGACGCTGAAGCTGCCCGCAGGCTCGGGGCCGCCCCGGGTTATGCCAAAAAAATTGTCCAGTTCGGAAACACCTCCCTTGCCCTTGCCCGGGAACTTGTACTGAACAAGTCCAGGCTGGATGATGTAATCGAGGTTGCAAAAAGAATTACTGCCGACCACCTCATGATGGCGACCAGCGATACCTTTAATAACTTCTATCTCTGCGAACTCTCCTACTGGACCATGGGAATGCCGCTTGAAATGTACGACCAGATGCTTGAACTCTACGGATTGCCCAAACTCCCGAAAACCCTGGAACACGCCACCATCGAAAAGCGAGTTAGTAAGGATATAGAGCAGGTCGGAGTCGGCGGGCTTGCCATCCTCAAAGAAATAGGCATAATCCTCGAAGTCCCTGTGGATAAGTGCATCTACTGCCAGAAATGCGTAGAAGAATGCCCTGAAGACGCCCTCGAAATCGTCGAAACCGACGGCAAAAGGATCGCAAAATACGACAGCCAGAAATGTCTCGGCACAAGCTGCCGCCGTTGTGTTAGCGTCTGCCCCGAAAATGCCATCGACATCACCAAACTCCGCATCAAAGGGACAAAATAA